A stretch of DNA from Brevibacillus ruminantium:
TTGCGAACAGGTTACCGAATAGACGCAACGGCAGTGTTAGCGGTTTAATGACAAATTCCTCAAGTATGTGGATTGGGTTTAAGAACGTATGTTTAAACCAACCACCCGGACTTTTGCGAATGCCCAGATAATGTGAATAAAGCAGAACAACCAGTGCCAGACCAAAGGTTACGCTTGGTGTAGCAGTCGGAGATTTCCACCAGACAATGTGGACCCCTTCGGTTGCCAGTTCATGCTCGACAACTTCTTGTCGTTTCGCTTGAAGTTCCGGCGTATTGGCAATCGTCAGCATATCCATGACGCTTTCGCTCACATGACCTGTGTGTTTTGTATTCACATTGAGAATGACACCCAGCTGGTTTCCGAAGAAAATGTACAAGAACAGCGTAATTCCCAATGTCATTAACATCATGACCTTCTTAGGCTCCATGTAGCCGGCGCCTACGTTCTTCACGAAATCAAAAACCCACTCAACAGCATTCTGTTTTCCGCCGGGAACACCCGTTTCCAGCTTGCGAGTCATGGCAAACATGAAGATAAAGACGATCAAGGCAGTGATTACTGTCATAATCATCGTTGAAACGTCAAAAACCATACCGAGTTTTTCAAATCGCAGTGTATAATGATGACCCATCTTTTCACCCCTTTCTTTGCGGCATAGAGAGGTTGTCCAGAGGCGGCTCTCGGAGCTTTCTTTGAACACACTCAAGGATGTTGCGGCTACTTCCAAGCAAATCTTCATGCAAATCTATTGTAAGGAGCGGTATACAAAAAATGAGCTGAGTCCGTGGACCAGAAACAGGCCGATGAGGACTCCTGCAAGATTGAAAAGGTTTGGAAACAGCACAGTGAGGTACCCTGCCAATCCGGCGACCAGAAAACGTTGAATGGTACCCGTTCCTCCTGGCTTGTATCCTGGATTATCAGCTACCTGACCGACACGCCAAACCTTTGTGAAAAGGATGATGGTATTAATCATCCCTCCGACAATACCAATGAGCAAACCTTGCCAATACAATGCATACCCGGGCAACAGAACCAGAAGTATCGCGGCAAAAGCCAAACAGTAGAATGCATAGCGAAATGTTTTTCGCATAGCGTGTGCAATCGGTTCCATTTCCACCTCCCTAGAGGTACGGGCGAATCAATCGATAGACACTGTAAACACCAATAACAAGCCCTAGTAAAAGTCCAATCATCATGCACCAGGGATTTGTCAAAAGCAAACGATCCACGTACCTGCCAAGCATTACGCCGGCTACTACGCAGATGGCAAAATCAACTCCTACCAAGCCTGCAAAACCAATCGCTCGCCAAGGACTATCAAATTTTGCCAAGTAGTTTAACACCTCTCACATAAAAGAGAGGGCACACGGTCGCCCCTTAGCCCTCATTCATATTAACGAAGATTTATTCCCTTTGTCAACGTGCCGATAGTTCTGTACACAAAGCGTTCACAATTGAAAACGACTGTGTTTGTTTGCAAAATACGACACTCATTCCACTTCATAAAAACAGGAAAAATTTCAAGTTGCTGCTAGGCTTTTTCTACCACGGTAGCTACTCCTTGTCCACCGCCGATGCAAAGGGTGGCTAATCCATATTTTACCCCCGGCCGCTTGTTCAATTCGTGCACAAGTGTCACCAGAATTCTGGCACCGCTTGCTCCGATCGGATGACCGAGCGCGATTGCCCCGCCATTTACGTTCAGCTTTTCTTTGTCGA
This window harbors:
- the atpB gene encoding F0F1 ATP synthase subunit A yields the protein MGHHYTLRFEKLGMVFDVSTMIMTVITALIVFIFMFAMTRKLETGVPGGKQNAVEWVFDFVKNVGAGYMEPKKVMMLMTLGITLFLYIFFGNQLGVILNVNTKHTGHVSESVMDMLTIANTPELQAKRQEVVEHELATEGVHIVWWKSPTATPSVTFGLALVVLLYSHYLGIRKSPGGWFKHTFLNPIHILEEFVIKPLTLPLRLFGNLFAKEVMISFLLSGGLLATVPLFIWLGYSVFVGAIQAFIFLTLSMVYISQHVNDEH
- a CDS encoding ATP synthase subunit I yields the protein MEPIAHAMRKTFRYAFYCLAFAAILLVLLPGYALYWQGLLIGIVGGMINTIILFTKVWRVGQVADNPGYKPGGTGTIQRFLVAGLAGYLTVLFPNLFNLAGVLIGLFLVHGLSSFFVYRSLQ
- a CDS encoding AtpZ/AtpI family protein: MAKFDSPWRAIGFAGLVGVDFAICVVAGVMLGRYVDRLLLTNPWCMMIGLLLGLVIGVYSVYRLIRPYL